One region of Micromonospora ureilytica genomic DNA includes:
- a CDS encoding NADH-quinone oxidoreductase subunit A encodes MSLSPYAPIIGLFALAAAFSLFSVGAARFAGPRRYNKAKLEAYECGIEPSPQPVGGGRFPIKFYLTAMLFIVFDIEIIFLYPWAVSFDALPIFGFVEMVLFIVAVFVAYAYVWRRGGLDWD; translated from the coding sequence ATGTCGCTCTCGCCTTACGCACCGATCATCGGGCTGTTCGCCCTCGCCGCGGCGTTCTCGCTGTTTTCCGTTGGCGCCGCCCGCTTCGCCGGTCCCCGTCGCTACAACAAGGCCAAACTCGAGGCTTACGAGTGCGGCATCGAGCCCAGCCCACAGCCGGTCGGCGGCGGGCGGTTCCCGATCAAGTTCTACCTGACGGCGATGCTCTTCATCGTCTTCGACATCGAGATCATCTTCCTCTACCCCTGGGCGGTCTCGTTCGACGCTCTGCCGATCTTCGGCTTCGTGGAGATGGTCCTGTTCATCGTCGCGGTCTTCGTTGCGTACGCCTACGTGTGGCGGCGCGGCGGCCTGGACTGGGACTGA